The genome window CTGGCAAAAGTAGCACGAGACCGCTATATGGAAGCGCTCGAGCAGCAGTACCCCGGCTATGGTTTTGCCCAACACAAGGGCTACGGTACTGCGCTGCACCTGCAAGCTTTAGAGAGACTGGGTCCCTGTGCGGTGCATCGACATAGCTTTGCGCCGGTGGCTCAGGCCGGGCTTTTTTAGGAATTCTTAAGGCGGCATTGCCCCTAGCCAACCTGGCGTAAAATGCGCTCGAGAAGATTATGCGTGTAAAACTGCTGCTTGCCTTACTGGCCATACTGTTTTCCGGCTGCTTTCCTGCACGTTCTAGCCTCACCGTGGGGCTGCGCTTTGGTATCGAGCTAAACCCTGTGATCACCCGCTTTGAACCCGACCGAGGACAGGCCGCTAGCTACCGGGTGGGGGATAGCGTGAGCTTTATCATCACCCTGACCCGGCCAGGCTACGTGGTATTGGTTGGCATAGACCCGGACGGGGTGACCTACGAGTTCGACCGGATTTATCTGAACCCTGGTACCCACAGGCTTTCGGGGCCGCCGGGGTTCCGCTACGAGGTGCGCCCGCCCCTCGGCTTGCAGCGGGTGCGGGCCATCTATACCGATACCCCGCACCCCTCTGGGTTTGTTTTCCGTGGTAGATATAGCCTGGAGCTTTGGGATCAGCAGGTCTCCATCTACATTCAGCGCTCGGGCTCGAGAGTGCAGGATGTGGCCGAAACATACTTCTACATTCACTAAAGCCACAAAACCAAAGCGGTTTTCCACGATCTCCAAAAGCAACCGAAGCGATCCTCGAACGCGCCTCAGACCAAGTCGCTTGCGCGATTCCGACTGAGCCGGAACCTATCAGGTGTGGCAAGTGCGTGGCGCTTTACTGCGATTTCCTCTATAGGTCATTCGCGTGTAGAGCTGGTAGGCTCGAGGGTCTTGTACCAACAATATACGCAGTATTGATACCCCAAATGCGCTGACATATAATCTCCTCGCACCGAACGTGCAAAAAGGTAGCTTTTTTGCTGAGGAGGAATTCGATGAAGCGACGTGACTTCTTGAAGAAAGCAGGGGTTGGTGCTGTAGCGGCCAGCACGGTATTTGGTCCGGTTTACGCCCAAACCTTGCCGCGTTTGCGCTGGCGTATGGCCACGAGCTGGCCTCGCTCGCTGGATACCCTGTTTGGCGCTGCCGAGATTGTGGCCAAGCGGGTGGCCGAGATGACCGATGGGCGTTTCGAGATTACCCCCTACCCGGCGGGTGAAATCGCCCCTGGGTTGCAGGTGCTGGACGTGGTACAGGCTGGCAACGTCGAGATGGGCCACACCGCCAACTACTACTATGTAGGTAAAAGCCCTTCGCTGGCCTTCGACACCGGGGTACCCTTTGGCCTGAACCCCCGTCAGCAGAATGCCTGGCTCTACTTTGGCGGTGGGTTGCAGGCCATGCAACGGGTGGCCGCCGACTTCAACGCCATTACCTTCCCGGCGGGTAACACCGGGGTGCAGATGGGGGGCTGGTTCCGCAAGGAGATCAAAGGCCCGGAAGACCTCAAAGGACTGCGCTTCCGTATCCCAGGGCTGGGCGGACAGGTCATGGCCCGCCTGGGGGTTACGGTGCAAACCCTGCCGGGGGGTGAGATCTTCCTGGCGCTCGACCGTGGGGCCATTGACGGGGCCGAGTGGGTGGGCCCCTACGACGACGAAAAACTAGGCCTGAACAAAGCTGCCCGCTTCTACTACTACCCCGGCTGGTGGGAGCCCGGCTCCACGGTTTCTGCTCTGGTTAACCTGGATCGCTGGAAAAGCCTGCCCAAGGAGTACCAGGAGATTATCAAGGCGGCCTGCGCCGAAGCCAACGAGCGAACCCTGGCCGAGTACGATGCCAAAAACGCCCCGGCGCTGGCACGCTTGCAGCGGGCCGGTACCCAGCTCAGGCCCTACCCTTCCAGCGTGCTGCAGGCGGCCAACAAAGAATCCACCGCTTTGTACGAGGAAATTGCAGCCAAAGACGCCACTTACCGCGGCATCTACGAAAACTGGAAGAAATTCCGCGACGAGATTCGGCGCTGGTTCGCGCTCAACGAGTTCCGCTACGACGACTTTACCCGTACTTTGCGCTAACCTTGGCCTCTTCAAATCCCCTACAGTGGCACTGTAGGGGAATTTTTGTAGCCAATTGATTATTGATTGACGGAACCCAACCTGCTCGTTACGATGGGCAGGGCCAAAAAGGAGTCAGTAAAATGCACGAAAGGGTACTTTTACCTGAGGGAGGTTGGGTTTGAAGGCGTTGCTCTTCGCTTCCAGGCTAATTGATAGCCTTAACGAATGGGTAGGGCGTGTGGTCTTGTGGCTGGTAGTGCCGATGATCGCTATTGGGGCTTACAACGCTATAGGACGTAGCCTCGATAAAAGCATTGGAACCCGGCTGGCCTCCAACACCTACTTCGAGCTGCAGTGGTATCTCTTCTCCCTGATTTTTTTGTTGATGGTGGGCTACGTGCTCAAGCACAACGGCCATATCCGGGTGGATGTGGTCTATGCCCGCCTGGGCGCACGGGGTCGGGCCTGGGTGAATATGCTGGGTTCGATTTTGTTTGTGGTGCCTTTTGCTTTGATTCTCTTCTACGTTTCCCTACCGCTGGTGGCGTTCTCTGTGCAGGTGCGGGAAGCCTCCCTAGATGCCGGTGGACTGCCTCGCTGGCCCCTGAAGCTCATGATGTTGCCAGCCTTTATCTTGCTCGCTTTGCAGGGCTTTTCGGAGTTTGTCAAGAACCTGGCTTATTTGCGTGGGGTGTTGCCCCAGCTACCCAGCGAGGCTGAAGGGGAGGTGGCCTAGATGGTGCTTTCCGGCGGTGGGGTGGAGCTGTTGGGCGGGGCAATGTTTATTGCAGCCCTGGTGCTGATTTTTACGGGCTATCCGGTGGCTTTTGCGCTGGGTGGGGTGGCGCTTATTTTTGGGGCCATTGGCATTGGTATCGGTGAGTTCGACATCCGCTTCGTGGGCAGCCTGCCCCAGCGCATCTTTGGCATAATGTCCAACTACACCCTGCTGGCCATTCCGTACTTTATTTTTCTGGGACTCATTCTGGAGAAATCCAAGCTGGCCGAGCAGCTTTTAGACACGGTTGGGCAGCTTTTTGGCCCCATCCGGGGCGGTGTGGCTATTGCGGTGGTGCTGGTGGGTACTTTGCTGGCGGCCACAACCGGGGTGGTGGCGGCTACTGTGGTGGCGATGGGCCTTATCTCGTTGCCGGTGATGCTCAAGTACGGCTACAGCAGACCTCTGGCTACGGGGGTGATTGCCGCCTCGGGAACCCTGGGCCAGATTATTCCCCCTAGCATTGTGCTGGTGGTACTGGGCGACCAGCTGGGCGTTAGCGTGGGCGACCTGTTCTTGGGTGCTTTGATACCAGGGCTAATTCTCTCCGGCAGCCTGATCTTGCTGGTGGCGCTGGTGGCCCTGGTTCGGCCTAAGCTGGCCCCGGCTCTGCCGCCGGAGGCCCGCCCGTACCGGGGCTGGGAGCTGGCCTGGCGGGCCCTGGTAGCGCTGGTGCCGCCGGTGCTGTTGATTTTGTTTGTACTGGGCAGCATTTTCTTTGGCATCGCGACCCCTACGGAGGCCGGGGCGGTGGGCTCTATTGCAGCGCTGCTGATGGCGGCTGCCTACCGGCGCTTGAGCTGGAAAGTGTTTCGCGATGCCGTGGCCGAGACGGCGCGCTTCACCAGCATGGTGATCTTTATCCTGATTGGGGCTACCGCCTTCAGCCTGATTTTCCGGGGCCTCGAGGGCGACAAACTGGTGAAAGACATTCTGGTGGCGCTACCCGGCGGAGAAATAGGGTTTATCGTCTTTGTGATGGTGCTGGTCTTTGTGCTGGGCTTCTTTATTGATTTTTTCGAAATCTGCTTTATTATTGTGCCCCTAATTCTGCCAGCGGCTACGGAAATCTGGACGGCCCAGGCCGAGGCCTTGCAGATGGCCGGTAACTACGACCTTTCCACCGAGGCCTTTGTGCAGCAAAAGCTATTGTGGTTTGGCATCGTGCTGGCCATGAACCTGCAGACCAGCTTCCTCACTCCGCCCTTTGGTTTTGCTCTCTTCTACCTGCGCGGAGTGGCCCCACCGGAGGTCAAGACCACCGAGATCTACAAAGGGGTGATTCCCTTCATTATCGTCCAGCTTATTGTGCTTGTGATGGTCATTGCCTTCCCCAGCCTGAGCAGTTGGCTGCCCTCGCTGCGGGGGGTACCAGGGGGCTAGGGTATCAGCAGCACCTTGCCAGTGGTCTCGCGGCTTTGCAGCGCCCGATGGGCCTGGGCGGCCTGGGCCAGGGGGAACTCGGCCCCGATTCGGATTTTGAGCTGGCCTTCCAGGGCCCAGCGCATCACGTCGCCGGCCCGCCACTCCAGCTCCTGCCGGGTCTGGGTGTAGTGCCACAGAGAGGGCCGGGTCAGGTAGAGGCCGCCTTTCTGGTTGAGGATTTGTGGGTTGAAGGGGGGCACCGGCCCGCTGCTCTGCCCGTACAGCACCAGCATGCCCCGGATGCGCAGGCTGTTCAGGCTGCCTTCCCAGGTGGACTGCCCCACCCCGTCGTAGACCACATCCACCCCTTTTCCACCGGTAATTTCGCGGACTTTCTGGTCGAAGCCTTCGTAGGGCAGGGCGTAATCGGCCCCGGCTTCCTTGGCCAGGGCCCGCTTTTCCTCCGAGGAAGCAGTAGTGATGACGGTGGCCCCAATTCGCTTGGCCATCTGAATTAAGAGGAGCCCCACCCCACCAGCCCCGGCGTGCACGAGGCAGGTCTCACCGGCCTTGAGAGGGTAGGTGCTGTAAACCAGGTAGTGGGCGGTCATGCCCTGTAGCATGCCGGCCACGGCAATTTTGGCCTCGAGCCCATCCGGAATCTGCACCAGTTTGTTGGCGGGCACCACGGCGTACTCGGCGTAGCTGCCTTGCACATTGGAGTAGACCACCCGGTCGCCGGGCTTCACACCAGCCACCCCCGGCCCCACTGCCTCGACCACACCGGCCCCCTCCTCGCCCACCGTAAAGGGGGTGGGGACGCTGTACAGGCCAGCGCGCTTGTAGATATCAATAAAATTGACCCCAATGGCCTGAAGGCGTACCAGGGCCTGGCCTTCGCCGGGGGTGGGGATAGGGATTTCTTCCAGTTGCAGGGCCTCGAGGCCGCCGGGTTGGTGTACGCGAATGGCTTTCATAGCTATAGACTAACCCGATTTTGGCGCAACTTGAACGGCAAGGAACCCCTGGCCCGCGCGCCGCCCAGCACCTTGACCAGGGCTCGCAGGGTGGGGGCGCGGAAGCCATAGGTCACGAAGGCCGGTTTGCGCAGGCTCAGGATGTGGTAGGGGTTCCACAAAGCGATGTGCGCGGCCCGTTTGCCCAGGGTGAAAGCATGCTTGAGGAGCTGGGTTTCCGCCTCGCTCAGGCTGCCGCGACCGACCGAGACCACCAACAGGTAGTCGGCCTTGGCGGCGGCCTGTTCCAGCCCGCTCTTGAAGGCATCGGCCTGTTTGGGGTCGTAGACAAACTGACTGACCCTGGCGAAGCGGGTCTCGAGCAGATCGGCAAAGTCCTTGACTGCGAGGGTCTCGCCGTAAGGGCCGGCCTCGAAGGTGCTGCCCGCCGAGACTACCAAAATTCGATCCGAGCGCCGGGGGCGCAGCGGCCGGCGGTAGGCGGTAATGCTCCGCAGGGCCACCTGTTCCATGAGAGTCTGGTCGCGCTTCTGCTGGGCTGCGGGGTAGGGCTGGGCCTGGCCGGGGAAGCGCTGGGCTGCCTCCAGCAAACGCAGCTGGCTTTGTCGGGCCTGCGCCTCGGAAAGTGAGCCGTTTTCAAGGGCTTGCTGGATGGCGGTGGCCTGGGCGATATGCACCTCGGGCTTGCCCAGCGACAGAATCATATCGGCCCCGGCCTGCAAGCTTTTTACGGCAGCCTCGCCGATGGAGTAGTTTTTGGTGATGGCTTTCATGTCCAGCGCATCGGTGACGATGATGCCCTGAAAGCCCAGTTTTTTACGCAAGAACCCGGTGAGGATTTTTTTAGAGAGGGTGGCCGGGTGCTGTTTGTCCAGGGCGGGAAAGCGGATATGGGCGCTCATAATCGAGCTGATCTGGGCTTCCACGGCTTTGCGAAAGGGGTAGAGTTCGGTGCGCTCGAGCTCTTCCAGCGTTTTATCCACCACCGGCAGCTCGAGGTGCGAGTCCAGGAAGGTGTCGCCGTGTCCGGGGAAATGCTTGACCGCGGCCATTACCCCGGCCTGCTCAAGGCCCCGGGCCCAGGCCAGCGCCAGCCGGGCTACTTTTTTGGGGTCGGAGCCAAAGCTGCGGTCGCCGATCACCGGGTTTTTGGGGTTGGTGTTCACGTCCACGGAGGGGGCAAAGTTCCAGTTGATGCCCAGTGAGATGAGGGTACGCCCCACCGCCGCCCCCACCGCTTCGGCCGTCTTGACATCCCCCACGGCGCCCAGGGCCATCGGGGAAGGGGCCAGGGCAGACTCCAGTACCCGCTGCACCGCCCCGCCCTCCTGGTCAATGGCAATCCAGGCCTGGGGCCCCAGCAGCGAGCGAATCTCGGCGACCAGTTCGCGAACCTGATCGGGGTTCTGGATGTTTTTGCGAAACAAACATACTCCCCCAAAGCGGTAACGCTCGAGGTGGGCGCGGGTGGCCGCATCCAGGGTGGGGCCGGGGATGTCTACCATCATCAGGCTGGTGGCAAGATACAGGCTTTCCATGAGCACCTCTTCATTGTATGGCCGTGAAGTTCAGGGGTTTTGTAAGGGGATGGGCGTCCTTAGCTTACTGTTCTTTGCTGGGTTTTCGGGGGCACAGACTGGCTGAAACCTACGGCGTCTTGACAAAATACTACTTCATAAACTAGCATTTTCAATAGAAAAAAACTTCAAAGAGGTTCCCTTGCTAAACAGAGCGCAAATTCTTGAGCAGCTTCGTCACGGTTTGATTGCCTCGTGCCAGCCGGTGCGGGGTGGGCCATTGGATCGCCCCCCGTTGGTTGCGGCCTTGGCCCAGGCTACCTTGGCAGGGGGGGCTGTGGGGTTGCGTATTGAGGGCCTGGCAGATTTAGAAGCCACCCGCGCCGCTACATCGGTTCCGATCGTTGGTCTGGTCAAGCGGGAGGTGCCGGGCTCGCCGGTATACATCACCCCTGAGCTATCCGATGTCAGGGCCCTGGCCGAGCGGGGAGCCGACATCATCGCTTTTGACGCCACCCTGCGCCCGCGCCCGGTAGGGGTGGGGACGATGATCGAGGCCATTCATGCATTGGGGTGTCTGGCCATGGCCGACATCTCGACCCTGGAGGAGGGCCTCGAGGCCCATCGGCTGGGCGCCGATTTTGTGGGTTCGACCATGTCGGGCTATACCGAGTATTCACCGCAGCTATCCGGCCCCGATTTGGAGCTGGTGCAGGAGCTTTCCAAGCGAGGCGCGAGGGTCATTGCCGAAGGCCGCATTGCGACACCGGAGCAGGCCAGGGCGGCCCTGGAGGCGGGGGCTTTTGCGGTGACGGTGGGAACCGCTCTAACCCGTATCGAGCTTCTGACGCAAGGGTTTGTGAACGCACTGAGGAGGGTGGCGAAATGAGCCGGGCCGCAGTTTTGTGGTTTGGTGCTGGGCGTAAGACACTGCTCTTAAGCTTTGTCCGGGGGGGATGCACGCATGCCTAATGGGGCGCTGGCATCGTTGCGAAGCCTCGGGGGTCATATGACCCCTGCACTGCGCAAGATTGCCGACTACGTGCAGGAGAATCCGGAAAAACTGCTCTACCAAACGGTGGTGGAGGTAGCCGATGGCTCGGGCTCTTCGGAAGCCAGCGTGATTCGCTTCTGCCGTGACCTGGGTTTTAGCGGGTTCCAGGAGTTCAAGCTGGCCCTGGCCTCTGACCTGGCTGCCAGCCCGGTGGGGCTGGGGCCGCAGGATAACCCCCGAACCCCCGAAGAGGCCCTCGAGTACGTCCTGCATCACGCCAAGCAGGCGCTCGAGGATACCCGCCGCCTGGTAGATTTGAAACTGATAACCAAGGCGGTAAACCTAATTCTGAAGGCCCAGCGCATTGATATCTACGGCGTGGGGGCCTCGGGGGTAACCGCGCAGGACTTTGCCTACAAGTTTATGCGCCTGGGCTACGCTACCCAGGCCTACCCCGACCCCCATATGGCCGCCATGGCGGCTGCAACCCTGGATAAAAAGTCCCTGGCTATCGGCATCACCCGTTCGGGCACTACCATTGACACGGTCAAAGCCATGGAGATTGCCAAGCGTTCGGGGGCGGCGACCATTGCCATCACCCAGCGCACCAAAAGCCCGGTGGCCCGTTTTGCCGATGTGGTGCTGGTCACATCGGTGTCTGAAAGCCCCCTGACGGGCGGGTCGGTAACGGCCAAAATGGGACAACTGCTGGTACTGGATCTGCTCTATACCTTGGTGGCCCTGGGCCGAAAACAGGCTTCGGACTTTATTGCCCGCACGGCAGCAGCCGTGGCGGATAGGAACTACTGAGATGCGCAGCAACAAGTGCCAAGGATTCACTGGCCGCGGGGGTTTTGGGCCCCCTGCGCTAGTTGGATGCTCGAGGCTTCCCATCGGCTTTTCGGGTTGATACCCGTTGGCAATCGTAGGAGGATAAACTATGGTTAAGCGTTTGTTGGCAGCGTCGGCGTTGGCCCT of Meiothermus sp. contains these proteins:
- a CDS encoding quinone oxidoreductase, coding for MKAIRVHQPGGLEALQLEEIPIPTPGEGQALVRLQAIGVNFIDIYKRAGLYSVPTPFTVGEEGAGVVEAVGPGVAGVKPGDRVVYSNVQGSYAEYAVVPANKLVQIPDGLEAKIAVAGMLQGMTAHYLVYSTYPLKAGETCLVHAGAGGVGLLLIQMAKRIGATVITTASSEEKRALAKEAGADYALPYEGFDQKVREITGGKGVDVVYDGVGQSTWEGSLNSLRIRGMLVLYGQSSGPVPPFNPQILNQKGGLYLTRPSLWHYTQTRQELEWRAGDVMRWALEGQLKIRIGAEFPLAQAAQAHRALQSRETTGKVLLIP
- a CDS encoding TRAP transporter small permease subunit, which translates into the protein MKALLFASRLIDSLNEWVGRVVLWLVVPMIAIGAYNAIGRSLDKSIGTRLASNTYFELQWYLFSLIFLLMVGYVLKHNGHIRVDVVYARLGARGRAWVNMLGSILFVVPFALILFYVSLPLVAFSVQVREASLDAGGLPRWPLKLMMLPAFILLALQGFSEFVKNLAYLRGVLPQLPSEAEGEVA
- a CDS encoding TRAP transporter large permease subunit — protein: MVLSGGGVELLGGAMFIAALVLIFTGYPVAFALGGVALIFGAIGIGIGEFDIRFVGSLPQRIFGIMSNYTLLAIPYFIFLGLILEKSKLAEQLLDTVGQLFGPIRGGVAIAVVLVGTLLAATTGVVAATVVAMGLISLPVMLKYGYSRPLATGVIAASGTLGQIIPPSIVLVVLGDQLGVSVGDLFLGALIPGLILSGSLILLVALVALVRPKLAPALPPEARPYRGWELAWRALVALVPPVLLILFVLGSIFFGIATPTEAGAVGSIAALLMAAAYRRLSWKVFRDAVAETARFTSMVIFILIGATAFSLIFRGLEGDKLVKDILVALPGGEIGFIVFVMVLVFVLGFFIDFFEICFIIVPLILPAATEIWTAQAEALQMAGNYDLSTEAFVQQKLLWFGIVLAMNLQTSFLTPPFGFALFYLRGVAPPEVKTTEIYKGVIPFIIVQLIVLVMVIAFPSLSSWLPSLRGVPGG
- the nagZ gene encoding beta-N-acetylhexosaminidase, translated to MESLYLATSLMMVDIPGPTLDAATRAHLERYRFGGVCLFRKNIQNPDQVRELVAEIRSLLGPQAWIAIDQEGGAVQRVLESALAPSPMALGAVGDVKTAEAVGAAVGRTLISLGINWNFAPSVDVNTNPKNPVIGDRSFGSDPKKVARLALAWARGLEQAGVMAAVKHFPGHGDTFLDSHLELPVVDKTLEELERTELYPFRKAVEAQISSIMSAHIRFPALDKQHPATLSKKILTGFLRKKLGFQGIIVTDALDMKAITKNYSIGEAAVKSLQAGADMILSLGKPEVHIAQATAIQQALENGSLSEAQARQSQLRLLEAAQRFPGQAQPYPAAQQKRDQTLMEQVALRSITAYRRPLRPRRSDRILVVSAGSTFEAGPYGETLAVKDFADLLETRFARVSQFVYDPKQADAFKSGLEQAAAKADYLLVVSVGRGSLSEAETQLLKHAFTLGKRAAHIALWNPYHILSLRKPAFVTYGFRAPTLRALVKVLGGARARGSLPFKLRQNRVSL
- a CDS encoding TRAP transporter substrate-binding protein; translated protein: MKRRDFLKKAGVGAVAASTVFGPVYAQTLPRLRWRMATSWPRSLDTLFGAAEIVAKRVAEMTDGRFEITPYPAGEIAPGLQVLDVVQAGNVEMGHTANYYYVGKSPSLAFDTGVPFGLNPRQQNAWLYFGGGLQAMQRVAADFNAITFPAGNTGVQMGGWFRKEIKGPEDLKGLRFRIPGLGGQVMARLGVTVQTLPGGEIFLALDRGAIDGAEWVGPYDDEKLGLNKAARFYYYPGWWEPGSTVSALVNLDRWKSLPKEYQEIIKAACAEANERTLAEYDAKNAPALARLQRAGTQLRPYPSSVLQAANKESTALYEEIAAKDATYRGIYENWKKFRDEIRRWFALNEFRYDDFTRTLR
- a CDS encoding DUF4384 domain-containing protein, with the protein product MRVKLLLALLAILFSGCFPARSSLTVGLRFGIELNPVITRFEPDRGQAASYRVGDSVSFIITLTRPGYVVLVGIDPDGVTYEFDRIYLNPGTHRLSGPPGFRYEVRPPLGLQRVRAIYTDTPHPSGFVFRGRYSLELWDQQVSIYIQRSGSRVQDVAETYFYIH
- a CDS encoding MurR/RpiR family transcriptional regulator → MPNGALASLRSLGGHMTPALRKIADYVQENPEKLLYQTVVEVADGSGSSEASVIRFCRDLGFSGFQEFKLALASDLAASPVGLGPQDNPRTPEEALEYVLHHAKQALEDTRRLVDLKLITKAVNLILKAQRIDIYGVGASGVTAQDFAYKFMRLGYATQAYPDPHMAAMAAATLDKKSLAIGITRSGTTIDTVKAMEIAKRSGAATIAITQRTKSPVARFADVVLVTSVSESPLTGGSVTAKMGQLLVLDLLYTLVALGRKQASDFIARTAAAVADRNY
- a CDS encoding N-acetylmannosamine-6-phosphate 2-epimerase produces the protein MLNRAQILEQLRHGLIASCQPVRGGPLDRPPLVAALAQATLAGGAVGLRIEGLADLEATRAATSVPIVGLVKREVPGSPVYITPELSDVRALAERGADIIAFDATLRPRPVGVGTMIEAIHALGCLAMADISTLEEGLEAHRLGADFVGSTMSGYTEYSPQLSGPDLELVQELSKRGARVIAEGRIATPEQARAALEAGAFAVTVGTALTRIELLTQGFVNALRRVAK